In Macadamia integrifolia cultivar HAES 741 chromosome 5, SCU_Mint_v3, whole genome shotgun sequence, a single window of DNA contains:
- the LOC122078332 gene encoding lecithin-cholesterol acyltransferase-like 1 has protein sequence MEGTVMVVATMAWIMLSSCSCSKLHPIILVPGSGGNQLEARLTDAYKPTSLVCNRWFPIVPKEEGAWFRLWFDPSVLVAPFTKCFAHRMTLYYDLHKDDYFNCPGVETRVPDFGSTRSLLYLDPKLKHITNYMADLVDSLEQEGYKEGETLFGAPYDFRYGLAAAGHPSSVGSKFLEDLKGLIEMASTSNGGRPVIILSHSLGGLFVLHFLNRNNLSWRHKYIKHFISLSAPWAGTVQEMLTFASGYSLGVPLVDPLLVREEQRSSESNLWLLPSPKLFPPNKPLVITENRNYSAYDIPHFLEDIGFPQGVQPYRTRIFPLIGNFTAPEVPVTCIFGSEVKTPETLFYGRDGGFDEQPEVLYGDGDGTVNLMSLLALESEWAGMASKQPLKVIRIPQVSHTSILKDSVSMAEIVREISMINSVQVLRSVS, from the exons ATGGAAGGAACGGTAATGGTGGTTGCTACGATGGCTTGGATCATGTTGTCTTCTTGTAGTTGTAGTAAGCTTCACCCAATAATTTTGGTGCCCGGGAGTGGAGGAAACCAACTAGAAGCAAGGTTAACCGACGCTTACAAGCCCACGAGCTTGGTCTGCAACCGTTGGTTCCCGATCGTTCCAAAAGAAGAAGGGGCCTGGTTTAGACTCTGGTTCGATCCTTCCGTCCTCGTTGCTCCATTCACCAAATGCTTCGCTCATCGTATGACTCTCTATTACGATCTCCACAAGGATGACTACTTTAATTGTCCCGGTGTTGAAACCAGAGTCCCTGATTTCGGCTCCACTCGTTCGCTGCTCTATCTCGATCCCAAACTCaa GCACATCACAAACTACATGGCAGACTTGGTGGACTCTCTAGAACAAGAAGGCTACAAGGAAGGTGAAACACTCTTTGGAGCACCATACGACTTCAGATACGGTCTAGCAGCGGCTGGTCACCCATCTTCTGTAGGTTCCAAATTCCTAGAAGACCTTAAGGGACTAATAGAGATGGCAAGCACATCCAATGGAGGAAGGCCAGTGATAATCCTTTCCCACAGCTTAGGTGGCCTCTTCGTCCTCCACTTTCTCAATAGAAATAACTTATCTTGGCGTCACAAGTACATTAAGCACTTCATCTCCTTATCAGCTCCTTGGGCTGGTACTGTCCAAGAGATGCTTACCTTTGCTTCTGGTTACTCCTTAGGTGTCCCTTTGGTTGATCCATTGCTTGTAAGAGAAGAGCAAAGGAGTTCAGAAAGCAACCTGTGGCTATTACCCTCTCCTAAACTATTCCCTCCTAACAAACCTCTTGTAATTACAGAAAACAGAAACTATTCTGCCTATGACATTCCACATTTTCTTGAGGACATAGGGTTTCCCCAAGGTGTACAGCCTTATAGAACAAGAATTTTTCCATTAATAGGTAACTTTACTGCACCAGAGGTCCCTGTGACTTGCATATTTGGGAGTGAGGTCAAGACACCTGAGACTTTGTTCTATGGGAGAGATGGAGGGTTTGATGAACAACCTGAGGTTCTgtatggagatggagatgggacTGTGAACTTGATGAGCTTGTTAGCACTTGAATCAGAGTGGGCTGGGATGGCATCCAAACAGCCTCTTAAGGTGATAAGAATTCCTCAGGTCTCTCATACATCTATTCTAAAGGACAGTGTTTCTATGGCGGAAATAGTAAGAGAAATTTCTATGATAAATTCAGTCCAAGTTCTGAGATCAGTTTCTTAG